From Xanthomonas citri pv. mangiferaeindicae:
GGAAGGCAGCCCTCGACCGCGGACTCGCCGAGCGTCGATTGGAAGTGGAACGACACGCCTGCTACCGTCAGGAATCGGCGATGGATTCGCCCCCGGTGTCAAGGGGAATGCCAGGGACGGCGGCTCGACTTCGCCCCTGTCAGGCCCGTTCGTGGATCGTCAACCTGCCAGAGGAAGAACTCGACATGCCAAGCTCCAGAACAATGCACTCGGGGATGGTCGCGCCCGCCGTCACTGCAACGTTGCTGTCCCTCTTCGCGTTCCCTGCCATCGGGGCCACGGTCGACACCTCATCACTTCGCGGCGGCCACACGTACGATCAGTTCATCGTGAAGTATCGAACCGGCAGCCTGCAGGGTGCCGAAGGCCCGTCACTCTCGGCCTCGCTAAAACGTGCCGCCAGCGGCCTGACGGCGACACGCGGCGTCGTGGATGTCCGGCACCTGCGGCGTACCGCGCTGGGTGCGGACGTGATCCGGACCACCCAAGCGCTCGGACCGGCCGAGGCAACGACCCTGCTCCGAGCCATCGCGGCCGACCCAAGGGTCGAATACGTCGAAGTCGATGCGCGGATGTACCCGACGATGACACCCAATGACCCTCGATTCGGCGAGCAATGGGGCTACACCGGTCAGGCTGCCGGAATCCGTGCGCCACAGGCGTGGGAGGCCGCAACCGGCGCAGGCGTGGTCGTCGCGGTGCTGGATACGGGGATGACCCCGCACAGCGATCTCAACGCCAATGTGCTCCCGGGCTACGACTTCATCAGCGATGCTGCCAGAGCCAGAGACGGCAACGGCAGGGATCCCAATCCAGCCGATGAAGGAGATTGGCGAGCCGCCAACGAATGTGGCGCCGGTATTTCAGCCGCGAACTCGAGCTGGCATGGCACGCATGTCGCTGGCACCATCGCCGCCGTAACGAACAATGCGAAAGGGGTCGCCGGCACCGCTTTCGACTCCAGAATCGTACCCGTGCGCGTCCTCGGTCGATGCGGCGGCATGGTCTCTGACATTGCCGACGCCATTGTCTGGGCGTCGGGCGGCAGCGTCCCCGGGGTGCCGACCAATGCCAACCCCGCGGAGGTGATCAACCTGTCACTGGGCGGCGCCGGTAACTGCTCGGCCACCTACCAGAGCGCCATCAATGGTGCCGTCTCGCGCGGCAGTACGATCGTCGTGTCAGCGGGCAACTCCAATGCCGACGCTGCGGGCTTCCAACCCGCAAGTTGCGCGAATGTCATCACAGTCGGCGCCGTCGACCGCAACGGCGTCCGTTCGATCTGGGGGGGCGGACAGGCGTCGAATTACGGAAGCCGAGTGGATCTCTCTGCTCCGGGCTCGGACATTCTCTCGACCCTCAATGCCGGCGCCACGACACCGGCGAGCGAGACCTACGCCTACTACGGCGGAACATCGATGGCAGCGCCGCATGTGTCGGGGGTCCTCGCCCTGATGCAATCGGTAGCGCGCAATCCGCTCACGCCCTCCCAGGCAGGCACCATTCTCAGAAACACCGCGACACCCTTTCCAACGGCGCCATCGCAGCCGATCGGGACCGGCATCGTCAACGCGCGGGCCGCTGTCGAAGCCGTCGCCCCGGCAAGACCCGACCTCTACGCCATCAACAAGCAAGGCGGGAGCACGACTGAAGTTCACGTCCTCGATGGCGGAGATGGCTTCCAGTCCTTTCCGCTGCAGACTGCGACCGCTTTACACGTGACTGGCGCCGATGCGCGCTGGGTCTTTCTGCTCGGCGACTTCAACGCCGACGGCGTGACCGACCTCTACGCGATCAACAAGCAGGGAACGAGCTCAACCGAGGTCCATGTTCTCGACGGCGCCAGCCATTTCCAGACATTCCTCATGCAGACAGGGACAGCTCTTCATCACACGGGAAGCGACTCGAGTTGGACCTTTGCGCTTGGCGACTACGACCGCGATGGCGCTCTGGATCTCTACGCGATCCAGAAGCAGGGCGGTGGTTCCAACAGGACCGAGGTCCACGTTCTCAACGGCGCCACTGGTTTCCAATCGTTCTTGCTGCACACCGCAACCGCGCTCCATCCCACAGGCTCGGATTCGACCTGGATGTTCGATCTCGCAGACTATGACCGGGACGGCACCTTGGACCTCTACGCAGTCAATCGCCAGGGCGCCAGCTCCACAGAAGTCCATATCCTAGACGGCGCGACTGGATTCCAGTCCTTCAAGATGCAGACGGCGACGGCGCTGCATACGACCGGGCACGATCCAAGCTGGTCGTTCGCGTTACAGGACCAGAACTCTGACGGCGCCCCTGACCTCTACGCCATCAGAAAGCAAGGCGGCGCCTCCGGCAGAACCGAGGTCTTCATCCTCAACGGAGCAGGACATTTCCAGACGTTCCTACTCCAGACTGCGACTGCCCTGCATCAGACGGGCAGTGACCACGCATGGCAGATACTGGTCGCGCCCAGCCAGTGATGTCTTGGAAATCCCGGGTGGCGCTGCTCGTCGCGTCGCCCGGGGCCAAAGCGGGGTGGACACGTCGCGACCTGACACGGCGGGCAGGCTCGTGAACTGGCACCAGCCCTGGCCCCCTTAACTCTACGGCAACACACGGGACGACAAGATGCGTTGCGCAGGCCGGGGGTGTATCATTCGCGGCCATCTTTTCATCCGAATATAGGGATATAGCCCTGATGTCCAGCTATCTCTTCACGTCCGAGTCCGTCTCCGAAGGCCATCCGGACAAGATTGCCGACCAGATCTCCGATGCCGTGCTCGACGCGATCCTGGCCCAGGACAAGCGCGCGCGCGTGGCCTGCGAGACGCTGGTCAAGACCGGCGTGGCGATCGTCGCCGGCGAGGTGACGACCAGCGCGTGGATCGACCTGGAGGCGCTGACTCGCAAGGTGATCCTGGACATCGGCTACGACAGCTCCGACGTCGGCTTCGACGGCGAGACCTGCGGCGTGCTGAACCTGATCGGCAAGCAGTCGCCCGACATCAACCAGGGCGTGGACCGCAAGAAGCCCGAAGAACAGGGTGCCGGCGACCAGGGCCTGATGTTCGGCTACGCGACCAACGAGACCGACAGCCACATGCCGGCCGCGATCCATCTGTCGCACCGTCTGGTCGAGCGCCAGGCGCAGGTGCGCAAGAAGAAGAACTCGCCGCTGCCGTGGCTGCGCCCCGATGCCAAGAGCCAGGTCACGCTGCGCTACGAAGATGGCAAGGCGACCGCGATCGACGCGGTCGTGCTGTCGACCCAGCACGATCCGGGCGTCAAGCAGAAGGACCTCATCGAGGCCGTCCGCGAGGAGATCATCAAGCCCGTGCTGCCGGCCAAGTGGCTGCACAAGGGCACCAAGTTCCACATCAACCCGACCGGCAAGTTCATCATCGGCGGGCCGGTGGGCGACTGCGGTCTGACCGGCCGCAAGATCATCGTCGACACCTACGGCGGCTGGGCCCGTCACGGCGGCGGCGCGTTCTCGGGCAAGGATCCGTCGAAGGTCGACCGCTCGGCCGCCTACGCCGCGCGTTACGTCGCCAAGAACGTGGTCGCGGCCGGCCTGGCCGATCGCTGCGAGGTGCAGGTGTCGTACGCGATCGGCGTCGCCGAGCCGACCTCGATCTCGGTGACTACGTTCGGCACCGGCAAAATCCCTGACGCGCAGATCGAAAAGCTGATCCGCCGCCACTTCGACCTGCGCCCCTACGGCATCATCCAGATGCTCGACCTGATCCACCCGGTCTACCAGCGCACGGCCAGCTATGGCCACTTCGGCCGCAAGCCGCAGCAGGTCAGCTACACCGACGGCGCTGGCGAACAGCACACCGCCACCGCGTTCTCGTGGGAAAAGACCGACCGCGCCGAGGCCCTGCGCGCCGACGCCAAGCTCAAGTAAGACCGGCGCCTTCCGCCGCTTTGCCACGACGGGCCGCGCAAGCGGCCCGTCGTCGTTTGGCCCGGCGGGCCGGCCCGCTCCCCTGCTCCACGGGCGCCCCATCGTCTCACCCGGCGTGCACCCGGCGGGCGACATGCTATATCTCGTCGCACGGTGCGGCGCCAAGGACAGCCAGGGGAAGCTTCTTCGATGTCAGCCAGCTACGACGAGATGCGCGATGCACAGGGCGCAGTCCGGCCGCACTACCGCGCGTTCGAAGACTGGCTGCAACGCACCCCGCCCGAGCAGGTCGCCCACAAGCGGCGTGAGGCCGAGATCTCGTTCCACCGCGTCGGCATCACGTTCTCGGTCTACGGCGAGGAGTCGGGCACCGAGCGGCTGATCCCCTTCGACATCGTGCCCAGGATCGTGCCGGCCGCCGAGTGGCGGATGCTCGAGGCCGGGCTGCGCCAGCGGGTGCACGCGCTGAATCTGTTTCTGGGCGATGTCTACGGCCCGCAGCGCATCCTGCGCGACGGCCGCATTCCGGCGGCACTGGTCCTCGACAACAGCGAGTACCGCAAGGAGATGCAGGGCCTGCAGGTCGCCTGCAACACCTATTCGCATGTCTCGGGCATCGATCTGGTGCGCGCCGGTGACGGCGAGTACTACGTGCTCGAGGACAACCTGCGGGTCGCGTCGGGCGTGTCGTACATGCTCGAGAACCGGCGGATGATGGCGCGCCTGACGCCCGAACTGTTCTCCAGTCAGCAGATCGCGCCGGTCGAACGCTACCCCGACGCACTGCTCGACGTGCTGCGTCAGTGCGCGCCGGCCAACATCGACAACCCGGTGGTGGCCGTCCTCACGCCGGGTGCGGCGAACTCGGCCTACTTCGAGCACGCTTTCCTGGCCCAGCAGATGGGCGTGGAACTGGTCGAGGGTGCCGACCTGTTCGTGCAGAACGACATGGTCTATGCGCAGACCACGCGCGGCGCACAGCGCGTGCACGTGATCTACCGCCGCATCAACGACGACTTCCTCGACCCGACAGTGTTCCGGCCCGAATCGATGCTGGGCGTGCCCGGGCTGTTCGGCGCCTACCGCGCCGGCAACGTGACCCTGGCCAATGCGCCCGGCACCGGCGTGGGTGACGACAAGTCGGTGTATCCGTTCGTGCCGGAGATGATCCGCTACTACCTCAGCGAGGAGCCGATCCTGCACAACGTACCGACCTGGCAACTGCGCAATCCCGACGACCTCAAATACGCGTTGGCGCACCTGCCCGAGCTCGTGGTCAAGGAAGTCCACGGCGCCGGCGGCTACGGGATGCTCGTCGGCCCGGCGTCGACGAAGGCCGAGATCGAGGCATTCCGTGCCCGCATCCTCGCCGACCCCGGTAACTACATCGCCCAGCCCACGTTATCGCTGTCGACCTGCCCGACCTTCGTCGAAAGCGGGCTGGCACCGCGCCACATTGACCTGCGCCCCTACATCCTCAGCGGCCGCCGCATCCAGGTCGTGCCGGGCGGGCTGACGCGGGTGGCGCTGCGCGAAGGCTCGCTGGTGGTCAATTCGTCCCAGGGGGGCGGCACCAAGGACACCTGGATCATGGAAAACTAAGGCCGCACGCATGCTCTGTCGCACCGCGAACGATCTGTACTGGGTGGCGCGCAGCATGGAACGCGCCGAGAACACCGCGCGCCTGCTCGATGTCGCACAACGCATCGCCTTGCTGCCTGAGCGCCTGGATCGCGGCAAGGCGCAGGCCGCTGCATGGCGACGTTCGCTCGACTCGCTGGGGCTGGTGCAGCCGTTCCTCGAACGCCACGGACGCATCGATGCCGAGGGCGTGGTCGGGCACCTGCTGCTGGCGCCCGACAACCCCAGCTCGATCCACAGCTGCTTCCGCAACGCACGCGAGAACGCCCGCGCCCAGCGTGTGGCGATCACCTCGGAAATGTACGAGGACCTCAACAGCTCGTGGCTGGAGATCCGCAAGCTCGATGCCGCGCAACTGCGCCGCAACGGGCTGAGCAACACGCTCGAATGGGTCAAGACCCGCTCGGCGTCGTTTCGCGGCATCACGATCGGTACGCTCGGCCGCGGCGAGGGCTACCAATTCCTGCAACTGGGGGCGTTCATCGAGCGCGCCGAATGGTCGATCCGGCTGCTGGACATGATCGCCAGCGACGACGAACTGCCGGAGACCGGCGAGGCGCGCGACGCAGTCCAGTATTTCCAATGGAGCGCACTGTTGCAGGCGCTGTCGGCGTTCGAGACCTATCGACGGCTCTACCGCGAGTCGGTCAGCCCTGCCGGCGTGGCGGCGCTGATGCTGCTCAACGGTGACAACCCGCGCTCGCTGCAGACCTGCGTCGAGGCGATCTCCTCGATCCTGCAGTCGCTGACCGGCGGTGCGTCGGTGGAAGTGGCGCGACAGGCCGGCGCGCTGGCCGCGCAGTCGCGCTACGCCCGCATGGACGAGATCATCGCCGGCGGACTGGAGCCGTGGCTGCAGGACACGATGACCCGGCTGACCCGACTGGGCGCGGAGATCCACCATCAGTTCATGACCACCCGCGCCGTACCGGCGCCGGCGCAGACGCAGGTTCAGGCGCCCTGGCAGACCACGGCCTGACGGGTGCCATGCCGCCCGCGCAGCGGGCACAATGACCGTCCGCTCCGCTGTACCCGCCCCGCCCATGACCTATTGCATCGGCCTCAACCTCGACGAGGGGCTCGTGCTGGCCTCCGACTCGCGCACCAACGCGGGCGTCGACCATGTCCGCCGTGCCGGCAAGATGCGGGTCTTCGCCGAACCCGGCGCCTATGTGGTCGTGACCTTGTCGGCCGGCAACCTGTCGCTGACCCAGAACGTGCTCAATCTGATCGAGCATCGCGACCGGCACGAACCGGCGACGCCGGGCATCCGCAATGCGCAGTCGATGTTCCAGGTCGCCCAGGCGATCGGCGATGCGATGCGCGAGATCCGTGCACGCGACGAAGCCTACCTGCGCGACAGCGGGATCGACCCCAGCGGCACGTTCATCGTCGGCGGCCAGATCCGCGGCGAGCCGCCGCGACTGTTCCTGGTGTACTCGGAAGGCAACTTCATCGAGAGCACGCCCGAGACCCCGTTCTTCCAGACCGGCGAAATCAAGTTCGGCAAGCCGATCCTCGACCGGGTGGTGACCCGGCAGACCGACCTGGTCACCGCGACCAAGTGCACGCTGGTGTCGTTCGACTCGACGATCCGCTCGAACCTGTCGGTCGGGACACCGATCGACCTGGTGGTCTATCGCCGCGACAGCCTGCAGTTGGAGGTCCAGCAGCGCTTCGAGGACGAGGACGCCTACCTGCGCTCGATCCGCGAGCGTTGGAATAACAGCCTGCGCGAAGCGGTCGCCGCGTTGCCGGCGCCGCCATGGGCACGCTAGTCAGCGCCCTGCACTGATCGCGGCCGCAACGCCCGACGTTGGATCGGGCGTTGCGGCGGCCGCGCCGTTTACGGCGCGGCGGGCGCGTCAGGGCGATGCTTCACATAACGATCGAGCCAGGCATTGGTCTCGTAGAGCATGTGCAGGATCGATTCGCGTGCCCGGTAGCCGTGCGATTCCTTGGGCAGCATCACCAGCCGGGCGTTGCCGCCCAGGCCCTTGATCGCGGCGAACATGCGCTCGCTCTGCATCGGGAACGTGCCCGAATTGTTGTCCTCTTCGCCGTGGATCAGCAGGATCGGATCCTTGATCTGTCCGGCGTAGTTGAACGGCGACATGCGCAGATAGGTGTCCTGGGCCTGCCAGTAGTTGCGCTCCTCGGCCTGGAAGCCGAATGGCGTGAGCGTGCGGTTGTAGGCGCCGCTGCGCGCGATGCCGGCGGCGAACAGCCGCGAGTGCGCCAGCAGGTTGCCGGTCATGAACGCGCCGTAGGAATGCCCGCCGATCGCGATCCGACGACGATCCGCCACACCGCGGCGCACGACCTCGTCCACGGCGGCCTCGGCGCTGGCGACCAGTTGTTCGATGTAGGTATCGTTGGGTTCGGCATCGCCCTCGCCGATGATCGGCATCGAAACGTCGGCAAACACCGCATACCCCATTGCCAGGAACGCCTGCGGCCCCCAGTAGCCGACCGCGTTGAACCGGTACGGCGAATCGGTCACCTGGCTCGCGGCGTCTGCGGATTTGAACTCGCCCGGATAGGCCCACATCAGCAGCGGCAGCGGGCCGTCGCGCTGTGCGTCGTAGCCCGGCGGCAGGTACAGCGTGCCGCTCAGGTCGACGCCGTCCTTGCGCTTGAAGCGGACCAGCTCCTTGTGCACGTCGCGCAGCTGCGGCGTGGGATGCGCGAACGCGGTCAGCGCTGCCGGTGCGGCATCGGCGTCGTCCAGGCGGCGCAGCAGGAAGTTCGCCGGCTCGGCCGGCGTCTCGCGCGTGGTCAGCAGTCGCGTGGCCTGCGCATCGAGTACCGCGACCGGTGCCTCGTAAGCCGGCGCCTGCGAGTGGAACAGCCGCTCGGTACGGC
This genomic window contains:
- a CDS encoding methionine adenosyltransferase encodes the protein MSSYLFTSESVSEGHPDKIADQISDAVLDAILAQDKRARVACETLVKTGVAIVAGEVTTSAWIDLEALTRKVILDIGYDSSDVGFDGETCGVLNLIGKQSPDINQGVDRKKPEEQGAGDQGLMFGYATNETDSHMPAAIHLSHRLVERQAQVRKKKNSPLPWLRPDAKSQVTLRYEDGKATAIDAVVLSTQHDPGVKQKDLIEAVREEIIKPVLPAKWLHKGTKFHINPTGKFIIGGPVGDCGLTGRKIIVDTYGGWARHGGGAFSGKDPSKVDRSAAYAARYVAKNVVAAGLADRCEVQVSYAIGVAEPTSISVTTFGTGKIPDAQIEKLIRRHFDLRPYGIIQMLDLIHPVYQRTASYGHFGRKPQQVSYTDGAGEQHTATAFSWEKTDRAEALRADAKLK
- a CDS encoding peptidase, with protein sequence MTYCIGLNLDEGLVLASDSRTNAGVDHVRRAGKMRVFAEPGAYVVVTLSAGNLSLTQNVLNLIEHRDRHEPATPGIRNAQSMFQVAQAIGDAMREIRARDEAYLRDSGIDPSGTFIVGGQIRGEPPRLFLVYSEGNFIESTPETPFFQTGEIKFGKPILDRVVTRQTDLVTATKCTLVSFDSTIRSNLSVGTPIDLVVYRRDSLQLEVQQRFEDEDAYLRSIRERWNNSLREAVAALPAPPWAR